Genomic segment of Danio aesculapii chromosome 25, fDanAes4.1, whole genome shotgun sequence:
CTCTCTATATAATGGACCTCTGGCAGTTCACCagacagactctctctctctcgactggTTCATCAATCATACCTGGAGGATGAAGATCATCATGAAGACTGCTTTACTGTTTGCAGTGCTGTGCTGTGCTCTTCTGCCTCAGTCCTCAGATGGTGAGTCTCATTATGATCTCTTCTCCTCTTTCATGGGATGTAAATTGCTTCTTGCTCCAGATTCTCTAATTTAAGGCAGGCTTtctccttttaaaaaattaataattttactgaTTTATACATTATTAACTAAtgcaactttattgtaaagtgtgaaccattttatacaaaaaacaacagtttttttgtttttgtgactcTTCACAATATTCTGAAGTATGGAGTGAGTCCCAAAACCCCCTCTGTATAAGCCATTGACTCTAAAATAttccaataacaataataatacaatttagaaCCTGAATTTATCCAATTGATCTGAATTCTGTGCTAGAACTGTAAGAGAGCACATACTTAATAAATCAATGcctaatttgtatatttacaacCCAAATTTTAGAATCATGTAATAAAAAATCAATTCTTTATGTAATCAAAGCTGTGGTAACATCTTGCTTGTGGTATCTCTTTCTGGAAATATCAGATTACTCTTataattttctttgtattttaaaattccAGATAAACAAAATACAGTGGACGTGCTTAACCCTGGCACggccataaaataaataaatctaatctcTTCTCTATGTGAATTTATAAACTATTCCTTTGTAAGCGTGTTATTTGGTAGTTGGCATTAGCAGATATATTACTGATAACAGTGGGATATAAGCAGTTTAATGCACTATTTAGGAAAAAGTCAAATATGCCCTTTTCAAAGCTTCTGTAGTTAAAAAACACGATGTTTCTGAATTTATGATGCACGATATGTAGTTAGAGTCTAGGTAATCATTTCTGTGTCTTTATTTAATAGTAAATTTAGCATCCCTTCTTAACTGTTAAGTCCCCCATTAGCACCACCAATAAAAATCCTATGTTTAAAATCAGTTAATGTGAACCTTTCACATTTTCAGGTCAAATGGCTTCTGGTATAGCAAAACAAATTTGCTGCCCTGGTGTAGGCAGTTACAGCAAAATTCCTCTGAAACGACTGGAGTATTATTACTGGACAAGCAGCATCTGCCCCTTCCATCAAGTTGTGTGAGTATCCATAGACATTTATTACTGCTAACATTTTATTCTCATTCCGTACTGATGTTTAATACTTTATTCTCCTCTGCTTTAGGTTCGTAACAAAAGCAGAGAGACATCTCTGTAGGAATTCAGATGATGAGTGGGTGAAGAAGACAATGAAAGCCATAGACAAGAAACTAGGGTCATAAATACCAATATGAAAGTTGGAAGATATTTTCTGCACCTGCTTAGATACATTCCCCATACATATGAACATTTGTAAAACAACGTTGTGACATAGTATTGCAACATTTCAGTGTTGttattataatgtaaatattgtattattcaaATGTGCTGTTGATCTTGTTTGTGTGTCAATAAATCTTAATGATCTCATGCAAACTTTGAGTTTTATTATTAatcctaattaaaataaataggaaTCATGTTGGTTGTCAAATACTACTATTAAAACTTTTCTTTTCTGTATAGTTTGGGTCAGTTTTTCAAACCAGAGGCTCTGAAATGtttaatgtgtaaaaataaagtattgcaaaatacattaaaatataccaaaatattaaaatagattaaaataaagaattcaggctattttaataaacaaataaaactaaaattattaataatttaatagaaaataagataaaattataataatgttttacaaCCATCAAATATATAACAAATCATATTTTACACCCATTTATAATATTATTCCTACACAGTATGAATTGGGTCTTGCCTTTTACTTTTTTAGGGATTCCTCgcaaaaaatgaatatatttggaACTGTGTGGCAGAAAAGCTTGAAAGCTCTGTTTATGTTTTATTCAATTCTGTCAAGTATCAGTTATAATAATTATTCTGTTActactaatattttaataaagtattTGAAACAGTGTTTGATTAATTTGATGAACAGTGTTTGTCTGTCGCTGCACTGTAAACGATTTCTGTTGTTTTCACAGTATTATACTGCATTTCTCAACAGTTTCTTACTGTATAAGCTGTGCACAGTGTTACTGTATATACTGTTgttttataataatgtattctCAATATTTCCATACTGTGAACATGGTTAACAGTATGCTACTGTagatttttcaattaattttggGGATAAAATCAGTTACTGTGCATCTAAATACAGTACTGCAAATGACCATAAActccacacacacta
This window contains:
- the LOC130219608 gene encoding C-C motif chemokine 22-like, producing the protein MKIIMKTALLFAVLCCALLPQSSDGQMASGIAKQICCPGVGSYSKIPLKRLEYYYWTSSICPFHQVVFVTKAERHLCRNSDDEWVKKTMKAIDKKLGS